One Argentina anserina chromosome 6, drPotAnse1.1, whole genome shotgun sequence genomic window, TCCTTAGTTAGTTGAGAAAAGTGGGGAGCTGTGTGGGCCAAAACAGAAAGAGAATGGAATTAAAGTGGGGGTTGGGCTCCGTTCGGTTAGGGTTACCTCGGTTTTGAAAACAACTTCTCACAAACGTGGTTTCGTGGTTGGGGGGTCGAGGAGAAAGGGTGGTGCTAAGGAATGGTCTTTTGCCCCAACTGTTACTCTTTTTGATGGACGTGTTCTTGAGCAGTCTTCCGTGATGGGTCTGGTCTCGATCTATCATGAGCTATGACTGCATTGTGTTAGAACTGCTAGGGGATTGGGAACTCCTGGACAGTTACAGGGCTCAAAGGGATAGTATCCCTCAATCTTCCCAGTCTCATTTTTTTTAGTGAAACTAGATGTACTTCGGCGGAAATGGAGGGTGTAAAGAGAGAATTGGGTTGGATAATGTTTTTTTCTGTGGACTGCAAGTTTGTTTCGAAAAAGAGAGGTAAAGGGTTGAGTAGGAGATGCGGTCTTAGTTTGTTGTGGAAGGATGAGGCTAAAATTGAGATTCAGTCTTTCTCCAAGAATCATATAGATGTTGTAGTTGGAGAGGTTGGGGATCCAAATAGATGGCGCTTTATTGAGCTCTATGGTAGACCTGATTAAGGTAGAGGAACGTATGATCACGTGGAATTCACTTCGTACTTTGAGTCTGCATGGTAACCTTCCCTGGGTAGTTGGTGGTGATTAcaatgatattttaagtaatACTGATAAAGTGGTGGAGGCTATAAAGGATGCTCTAGACTTTTGTGGGTTGCACGATATAAATTTTGTCAGGGCTCGTTTCACGTGGAGTGGTAATAGGGGAGGGATTTTGGTGAAAATTCATCTTGATAGGTTCACTTACTCTCAGAGTTGGAAAGATTTGTTTCCGGGCTCCAAAGTTCGGCATCTAGATCCTAACGCTTCTGATCATCTCCCCATTCTCTTGGAAATTCAGgctcaaagaaagaaaagaaaaaaaaaaggaagaaaaagaggCTTAGGTTTGAAGAGTGTTGGCTGATGGAGGAAGGGTGTAGAGTGGTTGTAAGGTCGGCATGTGAGTCAGTGAGGGGAGTGGGTCCTAGTGATATCATAGCCAATAAATTAGAGAGCACCCGGTTTGCAATGGAATCTTGGAGTGACATGACCTTTGGGGGTTTGAAAAGAGAGATTGAGCTAATTCAAAGTCAACTTGCTATCTTTTATGATGGGTCCCTTTCGGCTCCGTGTTCGGAATATAGGTCTGCTTTTCAGTCTAGGATACATGGGCTCCTTCAGCAGGAACAAGTGTGCTGGCGACAACATGCTAAAATTTTTTGGTTAAAAGATGGAGATGCGAACACAAAAAAATTCCATCAGAGAGTGAAGaacagaaagaagaagaattctATCAATGGGCTCTATAATTATGTATGGGAGTGGTGTACTTCAGAGGAGGGCATTGAGGGAATTATCATTGATTATTTTTGAACTCTTTTCTCGTCAGATAGTGTGGAGTATCATGGTAATATTCTTGATGGGTTACAGAGGGGAGTTCAAGATTGTGACCATGTTGTGCTTACTTGTCCGTTTGAAAAAGACGAAGTTTGGAGGGGTCTTAAATGCATGCATCCTTCCAAGTCTCCTGATCTTGATGGTTTCTCTCCAAGCTTTTATCAAGCTTTCTGGGAAGTGGTAGGTGATGATATGTTCCATGCAGTAAGAGATTTTTTCGTTGCTCCAGAGGGTTTGAAAAAGGTTAATCAGACGTTTGTCGCTCTGATACCCAAGGTGGATATGCCCTAATTTGTTACTCAATTGAGACCGATTAGTTTGTGCAACGTTGTATATAAGATTGGTTCAAAGTGTTTAGCTAACCGAATGAAGCCGCTTCTTGAGTCGATTATCTCTCCTTATCAGAGTGTTTTTGTTCCCGGTCGTCTTATTTCTAATAACTCACTTTTTGCCTTTGAAGTTGCTCACTGTTTGAAAAAAGGAGGAGTGGGAATGTTGGTTATTGTGCTCTTAAGTTTGATATGAGGAAGGCGTATGATAGGGTGGAGTGGGATTTTTTGGAGGAGGTGATGATTAGATTGGGGTCTCTTATTCAATGGCTGCAATGGATTTTGAGTTGTGTGACTTTGGTTTCGTATTCTTTCCTCCTAAATGGTGAGTCGAGAGGACGTGTGGTTCCCAAAAGAGGTTTAAGGCAAGGGGACTCAGGCTACGTTTGGTAGAGCTTTTCAGCTCTGTGCTTATAAGCAAAACCCTCTGttggtgtttggtaaactataAAACACAGAGCTTTTCCAATAAGTCATGGCTTTTTCAAGCCATAAGAAGAAGGAGCTCCCTCCCTCCTTTTAGAAGCCAACTTCTGTTTCTCTAACGCGGTACTGTAGCGGCGAATTAatgaattttttaaaataccATTGGGTGTCCTTCTAATTTCTCAATAATTACGACCATATACCTTTTTGTAAACAAGCTGCCATTTCCTTCATGTTTTCTCTCTCAGATTATAATGTCGTCCTTCATAGAGGCCGACCAAAACCCTAGGCTACAAGTGAGAGATGACGACCAAATCCCTGGGCTGCGGGTGAGGGACTCCAGGCGGAAGACTGACGTCGTCTTGTTTTTTCTGTGAGCTTTCTTCTTTTCGTTATGTGCCGAGCCATTAAAGATATTTGcgtttcaattgttttgatttttgggtTTCAATTGATGATATTTGGGTTTAAATTGTTGTTGCGTTGACGGTATAGATATTACAATTGAGATCAAATATGTCCTAAATCATGTTGGTGTCGTTGGCATGGATGATGATTGAAATATTCCTTTATGTTAGGATTTCTGGTTTCCATGTTTATTAATAACTACTCATTGTTAGGAGATTATTAGTTTTTAGATCAAATTTATTCTTcaatttgtaaaataagggATTGTTAAAGTCTTGGATTGTTCTGTTACCACATTTCAAAAAGATAAGAGAGATAGTCATTTGGTCCCTTCAGGGTTGACATTTTGTGAGTTGAGATGATTGGGATGATAGTCTGGAAGTGATCTATGTAACGGATCGTATAGGTCTAAGGGAAAGTGATCTAGATTTTGACTTGGAAGATGGAAGTGAAGGTCTGATTCCCATGGTCAACAATTCGAGAGATCATTGAATTGGGAAAGGATTGGATATTTAAATATTGATCCATGTACTTATTTGTTGATAATCTTCTGTTTTGTGataataaagtttactgggggtagtaaaaatttactaaagtttactataggtagtaaacttctactgggggtattaaacttgaaaaacagtatttctaaaggccataacacaccttaaacggagaaaaatcaacttagatgcaaaaaaataaagtttactaggggtagtaaaaatttactaaagtttactacctctagtaaacttctactgggggtattaaacttgaaaacagtatttctaaaggccataacacaccttaaaacagagaaaaatcaacttagatgcaaaaaaataaagtttacttggggtagtaaaaatttacttaagttaactagaggtagtaaacttctactggggtattaaacttgaaaagcagtatttctaaaggccataacacaccttaaaatggagaaaaatcaacttagatgcaaaaaaataaagtttactgggggtagtaaaaatttactaaagtttactagaggtagtaaactctactgggggtattaaacttgaaaaacagtatttctaaaggccataacacatcttacaacggagaaaaatcaacttagatgcaaaaaaataaagtttactggggtagtaaaaatttactaaagtttactagaggtagtaaacttctagtTGGAATGAGAATTTAGTTGAAGTTTTTGTTGACTTGTGTATCAAGGAGGTGCATAAAAATTCAAAGCCAGGTTCTCATTTTAGTTCAGCTGGATGGAAGACTATTGTCAAATCTTTTGTTGAACAAACCGAAAAAGATTAAACCGGAAAAGATTATAACAGAAAACAACTTAAAAATAAGTGGGATTCCCTTAAAGGTGACCGGAAATCATGGCAAACATTGAAGAGTTTAAAAACCGGTCTTGGGTGGAATCCCGTACTCAACACCATTGATGCAGATGAGGAGTTTTGGCGTGAACATATTGGGGTACGCGAAtcagtttctttcaatttatttattgataaatatatttacAATGGGCTGTTTTTCATACATCTTATGATAAATGCTACTGTTTTTATGCAGAAAACAAAGGAATATGCAAGgtttagaaaaaaaaggaatatcACCCGAGTTTGAAGCCAAGTTGGATCTAGTGTGTAGATATATTAGTGAAGCAATGGATCTAGTGTGTGAGCtaagtaaaaaaataattaagccAGAGGATCCTGAGTTCAATGGTGTTGCACCGGAGATAATGAGGGATAGAAGATATTATCCATATTTTAAGGTAATTTTATTGTTTGCTTACAAATATTAGacaatataattatttatagtaattttcaaataacaaaattattcACAGGATTGCATTGGGGCTATTGATGGAGTGCATATTCCTGCTTCAATTTGCGATGACGAAAAAACTCCATACATTAATAGGAAAGGATTTCCATCACAAAATGTTATGGCGGTATGCAATTTTGATATGCAATTTATCTTTGTATGTGCGGGTTGGGAAGGGTCAGCTCATGATACAAGAGTATTACAATCGATTCTTCGAAATCCTAATATGAACTTTCCTCATCCTCCACCATgcaatatatttaattttagtcaaaattttcattttaattcaTGTTTCAAATGACATTTTCACAAATTTTATTACATGATAATTTTGTAGGAAAATATTATATTGTGGATTCAAGATATCCCACTCTGCTAGGGTATTTGGGACCTTATAAAGGGCCACCACAACACTTCCAACAATATCGTGGCCGAGaaccaagaaataaaagagaactATCTAACCAAGCACACTCTTCACTTAGAGGAGTTATAGAACGctcatttggagtttggaAAAAAATGGAAGATTTTAAAAGACATGCAAGGATATTCATTcgagaaacaagtgaagattgTCATCGCTACTATGACACTTCATAATTATATCCGAAGATATGCACATCGTGATAGACATTTTGTCCGAGGCGAAGAAAgggaaggtggtggagatgaggaagatgatgatgaacaaaatcatcatggcgcacaagaaattgatatattaaGAGACATGATTGCTCAAAGTTTGATGAATGCACGTGATTGAGTATTTATGTATTGACATGATCCTAATCAGAAccaaattatcaatatcaaaGTATATTGgtttaagataattttaaaattatccaatattaatatgccatatatttttaggcattgttttaaactaaaattaactaaaaattatcttacatgtctaaattggtcatttaacaaattaaaagcataagctagtttgagtttaccaaacgCTTTGCCATTACTTCTGTCACTAACAACTACTTATATaagccagtttaccaaacagtctgcaattttatttatcagccacttattttcagaaatcaGCATAAGCCGACTTTTTTTATAAGCCCAGCTATACCAAACACACCCTCAATCTCTCCCTACCTTTTCCTTCTATGTGTTGAGGTGCTCTCTCACTCAATTATTCAAGCTGAGAATGAGGGTAAGTTTCAGGGAGTGAATGTATGTCTGTGGGCCCCAAGTATCTCTCATATGTTTTTTGTCGATGACTCCTTCATCAGATTTTAGGTGGAAGAGGTTCAGAATCTTTTGCATGAGTATGAATTAGCTTCGGGCCAACAAGTGAATTTTGAGAAGAGTGCAATTTCTTTTAGTAAAAATGTACATATGGTGATATGCAAGAGGGTATTGCGGCTATTTTGGGGGTGGACTGAGTTGAGAAGCACGCTTCATCATCTTATCGTCGAAACAAACTAACAAACTCCCGCGTGGGAGAGTAACTTATATGGTTCAAAAATGGAACGCGCCCCACGCGCCAAGAGTTTGGCGTCTTGGGCTCTGCTAGGTTTTCGCGGCTTCGCTCGGTGGATTGCTTGGTGGCCGCCATGGCCAAACGTCGTACGAAAGACCTCCGCCCGCTACGATCTGCTCGACTACTCTAGGGGTTTCTCCcaatttgagttctccatggTGGATCGATCTTATGATGAAGTTTGGATGCTCTCACCTACAATGTTGGTTCGATCTCACACCAAGGCTTCGGATGTTGGCCCCTCTCGCGTCTCGTTGGAAAACCCATTCAATCCAAACCGAGTACTAAGTCATGGTCGGTACGTCCTTGTTCCTCTTAGAATCGATCTAAGTCGAAGCCAGGTATGTGTCTCTATCACTTCTACCCAGGTACGTCTTTGTCTGTCTCTTTTCACTTTTGTTAATCGGACCTCACTCACTCTTATATTTGGAGTTTACGTGCTATacccatttgtgatttgggtgTGGCAAAAAGCTAGTTCTATCGGGATTGATTATATTTTTCCACAATCTGGAAATAATACTATGTTTTTTAATGGTAATCTTATGCCTCTAAGTTCTTGTACTATTGAATCAAGTACTGAAGCTTGTCTAGATGATTGTCTTTATCCAATTGATTTGGGTGTCTTTCATTTGGTGTGTCTTTCTACTGATATGTTAAATGTCTACATTGATAAATTAAATTGCATAATTAAGCCTACTGGAGACAACAATAAAGATGATAACATGGCTGAAGCTGCTGAGGAGGAAGGCAGTGTTTCTTCTTTAAAATTAGCTAAGATATGAAGTTAATgacttggaatagtagaggAAGTGCCTGGGATGGTTTTGTGGCACAAGCTCACTTTTATATTTCCTGCTAGCATGTAGATGCTTTGTGTATCTTGGATACTAGATCATCTACTAATATGCTAAATAAATTTAGGAAGTTTGGTTTTGATGATGAATGCTTAATTCCTTCTGTTGGACAATGTGGTGGTTTAAGTTTGCTTTggaattcaaataaaatttcTATTCAAGTAATTATGCCTCATGATAGATTTATACATACTACTATCACTGATGTTTCAAACGGGAAAACTATTTTTGCTACTTTCATTTATGCTTATCcaaaaaaagataaacaagCTGATCTTTGGAATGTGATAGCTAGACTTAACCCTGGAAATCATGAATGCTGGGTTATTATGGGGGATTTAAATATAATCACCAATATTGAAGAAAAGTTGGGTGGTTTGCAAGGTACCACTCAGTATATGAAGAATTTATGTGACTTCTTATGCAACAAATGCTTATTTTCTCTATCAACTAGTGGCATTCCGTTCACCTGGACTAACAAGCAAGAAGGTGATGCTCAAATTTTTGAAAGACTTGATAGAGCTTGTGTTAATGGTCATATGATTATTAAATATCCTGACATTAAATTAGAAAATTTACCTATTATTGGCTCAGATCATGGTCCCATCTTTCTCTCCTTAGAGAATAATGTCCAAAAGAGGCCTAAGACCTTTAAATTCGAATATATTTGGCTATCCCATAATGGTTTCAAACCTATGGTGAAAGAATATTGGGGTAAAGTCTATAACAATAACCCTTTACACAATTTTCTAACTATTACTGGACAGTTTGCTTCTCAGGCTAAGAGTTGGAGCAAGAGCACCTTTGGAAATCTGTTTAGGAAGCTTGAGGAGCTGAATGAAGAAAGCAGCTTAATCCAACAACAATTGATGAACCAACCTGATTCCTCCTTCTTGATTGAAAAGGATTCTACCATTAGGACGGAACTGTGTAAACTGTACAAAGATGAAGAGATTTTTTGGGCTCAAAGAGCAAAGAGCAAAAGCTAACTGGCTCAATTTGGGTGACAGGAATACAAAATTCTTTCAGGCTCAGGCAAATATCAGGAAAAAAgtgaattttatttcaaagCTCCAGGACAGCTGTGGTAATTGGATTACCTCAGATGCAGGAATTTCGGAGATCCTTGTTCAGGATTTTCAAAAAAGATTTTCTAAAGACCGTGTTCCTTGTGTTCATGCCACAAAGGaatttctttatattataGAACCTTGTATTTCTGATGCAGATAATGATCTTTTGTTGAAACCTATCTCAGATATAGAAATCCTTGATGCAGTCAAGAGTATTGGAGCATTGAAAGTCCCATGTCCAGACGGATTGCATGTGGCCTTCTATCAGTGAGTTGTTCAGTCATTCCAATGATTAAGAGTATTTTTGGTGATAGTAAGGATATTTCGTTAATAAATCATACTAATATCGCTCTTATCCCAAAGGTAGAAAAACCTTCAAAAGTGAATGATTTACGACCAATTAGCTTATGTAATGTTGCTTATAAAATTTTGACCAAAATCTTAATCAAGAGACTGAGACCCTTGTTACCTAAATGCATCTCCAAGAACCAGGGAGCCTTTGCTCCTGGTAGGGCTATTCAGGATAACATTCTAATAGCTCATGAACTTTTTTCTGATTTCCACAAGTCAAAAGCAAAAACTGGAGCTATGGCTTTGAGACTTGATTTGGAAAAAGCTTATGATCTTTTGAATTGGGATTATGTTGTACATTGCTTAGAAAGATTTAGTTTTCACCAAAGATGGATCTCTCTTATTTTAAATTGCATCTCCATAGTTTCTTTCTCCATACTGGTTAATAGTTCCCCTAGAGGTTTCTTTAAGCCAAGCAGAGGCATTAAACAGGGTGATCATCTCTCaccttatatttttattttgtcaaTGGAGCCTCTCATTAGGCATTTCAATTCTCTTGCTGATAAACCTAAAACACATGTGGGAATTCTTTCTTCCCCTAGAGGTTTTCGGATTTCAAACTTAATGTTTGCAGATGACTGTTTGATTTTTGCAAAAGCTAGCAAATCTGGAGCAAGGAAAATTGCTAAAGTGCTTGAGCTCTTTTCAAGTGCATCAGGTCAGAAGATCAATAATCATAAATCTTCAATTTATTTCTCCCCTAAGGTCAGTGCTTCCATCAAATCTAATATTGTAAACATTCTTAATATTCAACATAAGGCAACAATTGGCAAATATCTTGGCATTCACAATATTATCTTCTGGAAGGACAAAATTAATGCAAAGGAACTACTTTTAAAAATCTCTAACAAGCTTGCAGGTTGGAAGAAAGGTACCTTGTCTAGAGCTGGGAGATTAACTTTAATTAAGGCTAATCTCTCCTCAATGCCAAACCACATCATGACCTGTTTCAAATACCCAAAAAAAGTGACAAATGAAATAGACAAAGTGTCTAGAAACTTCTTCTGGGGATCTGATCATAAATGCTCCCCGGTGGCATGGGATCAAGTTTGTATGCCTAAAGCTACTAGAGGGCTTGGTATTAGAAAGACTGTTTTCTTTAATAATGCAGCTTTAGGCAAATTAGCTTGGAAAGTTATTACTGACAATGATGATTGGTGGTCTATGATTGTTAAGAGAAAATATCTC contains:
- the LOC126797067 gene encoding uncharacterized protein LOC126797067; protein product: MDLVCELSKKIIKPEDPEFNGVAPEIMRDRRYYPYFKDCIGAIDGVHIPASICDDEKTPYINRKGFPSQNVMAVCNFDMQFIFVCAGWEGSAHDTRVLQSILRNPNMNFPHPPPCNIFNFSQNFHFNSCFK